One Glandiceps talaboti chromosome 2, keGlaTala1.1, whole genome shotgun sequence genomic region harbors:
- the LOC144453503 gene encoding uncharacterized protein LOC144453503 isoform X1, which yields MFLFESHCHKLEEEFGHVYMEVMDELQCEHMTFVKGNNSNEVQFDDDRYQRDSTIQNEIMPMLIKEGLKFTIQAKRRAKGLDDLKVENYCRKPDELTSEDLERRRIRRERNRIAAAKCRKKTQSRLTILAQEVKCLEEANVRLHVKVKQLEAEKAQLSEVLQSHMAENRTCLVHSPEQYTATADIISEPTTPTDIMINTMDSIVRGDTAFSPISTYTGELSIIDWPSTNIIC from the exons ATGTTTCTCTTCGAATCACACTGTCATAAACTAGAG GAAGAATTTGGCCACGTATACATGGAAGTAATGGACGAACTACAATGTGAACACATGACGTTCGTCAAGGGTAATAATTCAAACGAAGTGCAGTTTGACGATGATCGCTATCAACGAGATTCTACAATACAGAACGAAATTATGCCAATGTTGATAAAAGAGGGGCTTAAATTCACCATCCAGGCTAAACGAAGAGCCAAAGGACTTGATGATTTGAAAGTGGAAAACTATTGCAGAAAACCCGATGAA CTCACTTCCGAAGATTTGGAGCGACGCCGCATTCGACGAGAGAGAAATAGAATCGCAGCGGCCAAGTGCCGAAAAAAGACACAGAGCAGGCTTACTATTTTGGCGCAG GAGGTAAAATGCCTAGAAGAGGCCAATGTCAGATTACATGTAAAGGTGAAGCAACTTGAAGCTGAGAAGGCACAGTTGTCAGAGGTTTTACAGTCACACATGGCGGAAAATCGTACATGTTTGGTCCATTCTCCAGAACAATACACTGCCACTGCTGATATCATCTCCGAACCTACAACTCCCACAGACATTATGATCAACACTATGGATTCGATTGTACGAGGGGACACTGCCTTTTCACCGATTTCTACATACACTGGCGAATTGTCAATCATTGATTGGCCTTCAACAAATATCATATGTTAA
- the LOC144453503 gene encoding uncharacterized protein LOC144453503 isoform X2 yields MEVMDELQCEHMTFVKGNNSNEVQFDDDRYQRDSTIQNEIMPMLIKEGLKFTIQAKRRAKGLDDLKVENYCRKPDELTSEDLERRRIRRERNRIAAAKCRKKTQSRLTILAQEVKCLEEANVRLHVKVKQLEAEKAQLSEVLQSHMAENRTCLVHSPEQYTATADIISEPTTPTDIMINTMDSIVRGDTAFSPISTYTGELSIIDWPSTNIIC; encoded by the exons ATGGAAGTAATGGACGAACTACAATGTGAACACATGACGTTCGTCAAGGGTAATAATTCAAACGAAGTGCAGTTTGACGATGATCGCTATCAACGAGATTCTACAATACAGAACGAAATTATGCCAATGTTGATAAAAGAGGGGCTTAAATTCACCATCCAGGCTAAACGAAGAGCCAAAGGACTTGATGATTTGAAAGTGGAAAACTATTGCAGAAAACCCGATGAA CTCACTTCCGAAGATTTGGAGCGACGCCGCATTCGACGAGAGAGAAATAGAATCGCAGCGGCCAAGTGCCGAAAAAAGACACAGAGCAGGCTTACTATTTTGGCGCAG GAGGTAAAATGCCTAGAAGAGGCCAATGTCAGATTACATGTAAAGGTGAAGCAACTTGAAGCTGAGAAGGCACAGTTGTCAGAGGTTTTACAGTCACACATGGCGGAAAATCGTACATGTTTGGTCCATTCTCCAGAACAATACACTGCCACTGCTGATATCATCTCCGAACCTACAACTCCCACAGACATTATGATCAACACTATGGATTCGATTGTACGAGGGGACACTGCCTTTTCACCGATTTCTACATACACTGGCGAATTGTCAATCATTGATTGGCCTTCAACAAATATCATATGTTAA